The following coding sequences lie in one Thermomicrobium sp. 4228-Ro genomic window:
- a CDS encoding CoB--CoM heterodisulfide reductase iron-sulfur subunit A family protein — translation MQDTMRPILVIGGGPGGLEAARTVAALGHPVVLVERRQRLGGTPDAERYAKLTHHFRDAEEAIGELVASVTENPLVEILTRSEVTGCEGEPGHFRVTLTTPSGAQERVFGAIIVATGFQHFDPGRETQLYNYYSFPDVVTLSDMEAMLKAHQVVRPSNGQPPERVAFIQCVGSRDRQIGNEFCSKVCCGIASKQAIEIKQQLPDARVFIFYIDMRMYGYWENELYWPAQEQYKVNYVKGIVSEILPKGDRLLIRGEDTTMGRPMEVTVDLVVLSVGMEPSSGTRQMAKLLGLAQNKYGYIEAGGPTGLDPVATSRPGIFVVGAAARPADLDDTFATAGLAAARAIATVRQAAVVR, via the coding sequence GTGCAGGACACGATGCGACCGATCCTGGTCATCGGCGGTGGCCCGGGAGGGCTCGAAGCGGCACGCACGGTCGCCGCGCTCGGTCACCCCGTCGTTCTGGTCGAGCGCCGGCAGCGCCTCGGCGGCACGCCGGATGCCGAGCGCTACGCGAAGCTCACCCATCACTTCCGCGATGCCGAGGAGGCGATCGGCGAACTGGTCGCCAGTGTGACGGAAAATCCGCTCGTCGAGATACTGACCAGAAGCGAAGTCACCGGTTGCGAAGGAGAACCGGGTCATTTCCGCGTCACACTCACCACACCCTCGGGGGCACAGGAGCGAGTGTTCGGTGCGATCATCGTCGCTACGGGCTTCCAGCACTTCGACCCCGGTCGCGAGACGCAGCTCTATAACTACTACTCGTTTCCCGACGTCGTGACCCTGAGCGATATGGAAGCGATGCTCAAGGCGCACCAGGTCGTGCGCCCCTCCAATGGGCAGCCTCCGGAGCGCGTCGCCTTCATCCAGTGCGTCGGCTCGCGCGACCGGCAGATCGGGAACGAGTTCTGTTCGAAGGTCTGTTGTGGTATCGCCTCGAAGCAGGCGATCGAAATCAAGCAACAGCTGCCGGATGCGCGTGTCTTCATCTTCTATATCGACATGCGCATGTACGGCTACTGGGAAAACGAGCTGTATTGGCCCGCGCAAGAGCAATACAAGGTCAATTACGTGAAAGGGATCGTCAGCGAGATCCTGCCCAAAGGGGATCGGCTCCTCATCCGTGGTGAGGACACGACGATGGGCCGGCCGATGGAGGTCACTGTTGACCTCGTCGTCCTCTCGGTCGGTATGGAACCGAGCAGTGGCACGCGCCAGATGGCCAAGTTGCTCGGGCTGGCGCAGAACAAGTACGGCTACATCGAGGCTGGGGGTCCGACAGGGCTCGACCCGGTCGCGACTTCCCGACCCGGCATCTTCGTCGTCGGTGCCGCGGCACGGCCCGCTGATCTGGACGATACCTTCGCGACGGCAGGGCTGGCCGCGGCACGGGCCATCGCGACCGTTCGACAGGCAGCGGTGGTCCGATGA
- a CDS encoding heterodisulfide reductase-related iron-sulfur binding cluster, whose translation MSEQMIPLTEIREKKARGVRPSPEEAPHPDLREELFELEARGELIVQRVPEPYVEVTTKFGRTKKVPIDHLWHHKSCGQCGHIPGYTTSILWLNRQFGIDYLDPTDQTSCTGWNYYASATSNAVAQLLVMCRNFAAAYETGYYPLIHCGTSYGHYKELREQLVHHKELRDQVRRVLDKLGKPLVVPEEIVHYSEWVHVMRHRIAERQVIDMRGITACVHPACHYYKIVAEDAIYDPDIYGGQRTATVTALLQALGITVADYSTWFDCCGFGFRHILVQRDFTRSFAVLRKIEVMKDEANPDMTVTHDTGCVTTLDKSQFAARAHQRRVGVPVLADSQVAALAMGAHPFRVLQLHWHSTDWRPLLEKLGIDWQKYWAEFEEDLAAIERGEKPGLTWEDAEQPIAMR comes from the coding sequence ATGAGCGAGCAGATGATCCCCCTCACGGAAATCCGCGAGAAGAAGGCACGTGGCGTCCGTCCGAGCCCCGAGGAGGCACCACATCCCGACCTCCGCGAGGAACTGTTCGAGCTGGAGGCCCGCGGCGAGCTGATCGTCCAGCGCGTTCCCGAACCGTACGTGGAAGTCACGACCAAGTTCGGGCGGACGAAGAAGGTCCCGATCGATCATTTGTGGCATCATAAGTCGTGCGGTCAGTGTGGTCACATTCCAGGCTATACGACATCGATCCTCTGGCTCAACCGGCAGTTCGGGATCGACTACCTCGATCCGACCGATCAGACGTCCTGCACCGGTTGGAACTACTACGCCTCGGCGACCTCCAATGCGGTGGCGCAGCTCTTGGTGATGTGCCGCAATTTCGCCGCAGCCTACGAGACCGGCTACTATCCGTTGATCCACTGTGGAACGAGTTACGGCCACTACAAGGAACTGCGCGAGCAGCTGGTGCACCACAAGGAGTTGCGCGACCAGGTGCGTCGCGTCCTCGACAAGCTCGGGAAGCCGCTCGTCGTCCCGGAGGAGATCGTCCACTACAGCGAATGGGTGCACGTGATGCGGCACCGGATCGCCGAGCGGCAGGTCATCGACATGCGCGGGATCACGGCCTGCGTCCATCCAGCCTGCCATTACTACAAGATCGTCGCCGAGGACGCGATCTACGACCCGGATATCTACGGCGGCCAACGGACCGCCACGGTCACGGCGCTCCTGCAAGCGCTCGGGATTACCGTCGCTGACTACTCGACCTGGTTCGATTGCTGCGGCTTCGGTTTCCGCCACATCCTCGTCCAGCGTGACTTCACGCGCTCCTTCGCTGTCCTCCGCAAGATCGAGGTCATGAAGGACGAGGCGAACCCGGACATGACTGTCACGCACGATACCGGTTGCGTGACGACGCTCGACAAGAGCCAGTTCGCAGCCCGAGCCCATCAGCGCCGAGTCGGCGTGCCAGTTCTGGCGGACTCCCAAGTCGCGGCACTTGCCATGGGTGCCCATCCTTTCCGGGTCCTCCAACTGCACTGGCACTCCACCGACTGGCGTCCGCTTCTCGAGAAGCTGGGCATCGATTGGCAGAAGTACTGGGCCGAGTTCGAGGAGGACCTGGCTGCGATCGAACGCGGCGAGAAACCCGGCCTGACCTGGGAAGATGCCGAACAGCCGATCGCGATGCGGTGA
- a CDS encoding glycine cleavage system protein H, with protein sequence MSRGTPAYAIVHSCILPLDLFYRVEHHQWVRVETDGVVTLGYTDVAQTVAGRILHVTFRPAGRSYARDATVAVVESAKWLGAFRTPIAGELVETNAALLADPELVNRSPYRRGWLVRMVPEQLERDLAGLLTGQDAVVAYDALMTRRHLDDCVHCEGYELP encoded by the coding sequence ATGTCGCGCGGTACGCCCGCTTACGCGATCGTGCACAGCTGCATCCTCCCGCTCGACCTCTTCTACCGCGTCGAGCACCACCAGTGGGTGCGGGTGGAGACTGATGGCGTCGTCACGCTCGGTTACACCGATGTCGCGCAGACGGTCGCAGGACGGATCCTCCACGTTACGTTTCGCCCCGCCGGTCGCTCGTATGCCCGCGACGCGACCGTCGCTGTTGTCGAGAGCGCTAAGTGGCTCGGTGCCTTTCGCACGCCGATCGCTGGCGAACTCGTGGAGACGAATGCCGCTCTCCTCGCCGATCCGGAGTTAGTCAACCGCAGCCCCTATCGGCGCGGCTGGCTCGTCCGGATGGTACCGGAGCAGCTGGAACGTGACCTGGCCGGGCTGCTCACCGGGCAGGACGCTGTCGTGGCCTACGATGCCTTGATGACCCGTCGTCACCTCGATGACTGTGTCCACTGTGAGGGGTACGAGTTGCCATGA
- a CDS encoding 4Fe-4S dicluster domain-containing protein gives MSAVTWSPTKSGQRYADVPEAEKRALFEEVKSDPRYPDFLYGCYECGICVSACPSARFYDFSPRVIAQALAREDVDRFYEILMEDIWNCAQCFSCVRCPRGNNPGGLVTLMREVAVRHGLERAQQALQGYSRVIYKIMLKGNQVSPDMLQPDFFPDWGPWVREFSRNMAAWRKAIPVDTLRNVTDAAWRTDDKTLRELYRIWFETGNMEVIREVDEGLYELLVEIMEEELEAGS, from the coding sequence GTGAGTGCCGTGACCTGGAGCCCGACCAAGAGCGGACAGCGATACGCGGACGTTCCGGAAGCGGAAAAGCGGGCGCTCTTCGAGGAAGTGAAGAGCGATCCCCGGTATCCGGACTTTTTGTACGGCTGCTACGAGTGTGGCATCTGCGTGTCCGCTTGCCCGTCGGCTCGTTTCTACGACTTCAGCCCCCGGGTCATCGCCCAAGCCCTCGCGCGCGAGGACGTCGATCGCTTCTATGAGATTCTCATGGAAGATATCTGGAACTGTGCGCAGTGTTTCTCCTGCGTCCGTTGTCCACGCGGCAACAATCCGGGTGGGCTCGTCACCCTCATGCGCGAGGTCGCTGTCCGGCATGGGCTGGAGCGTGCCCAGCAAGCGCTCCAGGGGTATAGCCGGGTGATCTACAAGATCATGCTCAAAGGCAACCAGGTCTCTCCCGACATGCTGCAGCCGGACTTCTTCCCCGACTGGGGTCCCTGGGTGCGCGAGTTCAGCCGCAACATGGCCGCTTGGCGCAAGGCGATCCCGGTCGACACCTTGCGCAACGTCACCGACGCCGCCTGGCGGACCGACGACAAGACCCTCCGTGAACTCTACAGGATCTGGTTCGAGACCGGGAACATGGAGGTGATCCGCGAGGTCGACGAAGGCCTCTACGAACTGCTGGTCGAGATCATGGAAGAAGAACTGGAGGCAGGGTCATGA
- a CDS encoding thioredoxin family protein, which produces MTRLRLFTHPICHGCTEAVAVIQQLASEEPSLVVEVVSLATPAGRAAAQEAGVVVVPTVVIDGERIEGVPDLEELRARLRATSRTGGRP; this is translated from the coding sequence ATGACGCGCTTGCGGCTCTTCACGCACCCGATCTGTCACGGCTGCACCGAGGCTGTGGCGGTCATCCAGCAGCTAGCGAGCGAGGAGCCGTCGCTCGTCGTCGAAGTGGTCAGCCTGGCAACGCCCGCGGGCCGGGCAGCAGCACAGGAAGCCGGAGTCGTCGTCGTGCCGACGGTGGTGATCGACGGCGAGCGGATCGAGGGTGTCCCGGACCTCGAGGAACTCCGGGCTCGTCTCCGCGCGACCAGTCGAACAGGAGGTCGACCGTGA